The following proteins are co-located in the Desulfoscipio sp. XC116 genome:
- a CDS encoding S-layer homology domain-containing protein produces MHGKKYLTVLLTAFLMLAASGYAFAAGFTDVNGHWAESQINKWSGKGLAGGYADGTFKPNQQVSRAEFVALTNRAFGINKEEAAAGFGDVKADAWYCGDVAAAKKAGYIGGYTDGSFKPNTPITRQEVAGILVRLLDIETTTEGLSAFTDAAKISDWSRGNIGAVAQKGLMRGMPDNTFMPLKSITRAEAVASLDRALEYAPGGPKPVETQPVRETGLEGAVTYNGQAVKDAAVNIFEAGSYEVLKETKTDSEGNFKVKLEPGKYDITAVTDSEISYKSDVAVADQKLTRTDLDLTKAAVLKGKLMGDNDKPIKKTTMYFTTNPTFVAKTDASGAFELPVYPGKTYKVRAVDPDNEDEKPVVVENELKVEGAGSHNVDAIEASFAGEVVTVGGGAGSAGGNQEEPDLLVKSVTFVVDGRPVTVPGVNNVFTIDLTDYNDTDMFTELTIKATTNATEASISMMGFSEEIRLNQGTANVTVKDILGALDSGEPGVSLQSMREFLGDSPNMDIKIYSDDDAEEVTVNIKLPPEH; encoded by the coding sequence ATGCATGGTAAGAAATACTTAACGGTATTATTAACTGCGTTTCTGATGTTGGCTGCCTCGGGATATGCCTTTGCGGCCGGCTTTACGGATGTGAACGGCCACTGGGCGGAGAGTCAAATCAACAAATGGTCGGGAAAAGGACTGGCCGGCGGTTATGCGGACGGCACCTTCAAGCCCAATCAACAGGTGAGCCGGGCCGAATTCGTGGCGCTGACCAACCGGGCTTTTGGCATTAATAAAGAAGAAGCCGCGGCCGGTTTCGGAGATGTAAAGGCTGACGCCTGGTATTGCGGTGATGTGGCGGCCGCCAAGAAGGCCGGTTACATAGGCGGTTACACCGATGGCTCTTTCAAGCCCAACACCCCCATTACCCGCCAGGAAGTGGCCGGTATCCTGGTCAGACTGCTTGATATTGAAACTACCACCGAGGGCCTTAGTGCGTTTACAGACGCCGCTAAGATATCGGACTGGTCCCGGGGCAATATTGGCGCTGTGGCCCAAAAGGGGCTGATGCGCGGGATGCCGGATAATACATTTATGCCTCTAAAAAGCATCACTCGCGCCGAGGCGGTAGCGTCTTTGGACCGCGCCCTGGAATATGCGCCCGGAGGTCCAAAGCCGGTTGAGACACAGCCGGTGCGGGAGACCGGTCTGGAAGGTGCGGTTACTTATAACGGTCAGGCCGTTAAAGATGCTGCAGTTAATATATTTGAAGCCGGCAGCTATGAGGTGCTGAAAGAAACCAAAACTGACAGCGAGGGTAATTTTAAAGTTAAGCTTGAGCCTGGAAAATATGATATTACAGCCGTTACGGACTCGGAAATTTCCTATAAAAGTGATGTTGCGGTTGCCGATCAAAAGCTGACCCGGACGGACCTTGATTTAACCAAAGCTGCTGTGCTTAAAGGTAAATTAATGGGCGATAACGATAAGCCCATAAAAAAAACCACCATGTATTTTACAACCAATCCCACCTTTGTTGCTAAGACCGATGCCAGCGGGGCATTTGAGCTGCCGGTTTACCCTGGCAAAACCTATAAAGTTCGGGCCGTTGATCCGGACAATGAAGATGAAAAACCGGTAGTAGTAGAGAATGAATTGAAAGTGGAAGGCGCAGGGAGTCATAATGTTGATGCTATAGAAGCCTCCTTTGCTGGTGAAGTTGTTACGGTTGGCGGTGGCGCCGGCAGCGCTGGCGGCAACCAGGAAGAACCGGATTTATTGGTTAAATCCGTAACGTTTGTGGTTGACGGCAGGCCCGTTACGGTTCCCGGAGTAAATAATGTCTTTACAATTGATTTAACAGACTATAATGATACGGATATGTTCACGGAATTAACTATCAAAGCAACCACAAACGCGACCGAGGCCAGCATTTCCATGATGGGCTTTTCGGAAGAAATTAGATTAAATCAGGGTACTGCAAATGTTACCGTAAAGGATATTCTAGGTGCTCTTGATAGTGGGGAACCCGGTGTCAGTTTGCAATCAATGAGAGAATTCCTGGGTGATTCCCCCAACATGGATATTAAAATATACAGTGACGACGATGCAGAAGAAGTAACAGTAAATATTAAGCTGCCCCCTGAACATTAA
- a CDS encoding S-layer homology domain-containing protein produces the protein MVNRKNIISVLMALSLVFAVGGYAFAAGFSDTSGHWAEGQINKWAQNGLAGGYSDGTFKPNNQITRAEFVAMVNRAFGIDTKGFTADFSDVAAGQWYYGDIAAASASGYTGGYPDGTFKPKQSISRQEAASIMVRLLKLEPTTQGLDKFKDATRIPQWSRSSIGAIAKAGFMAGYPDGTFQPGKSITRAEAVASLDRARETAPPVEVEDAFLEGTVTRDDKAVAGATVRVFKADGYAVLKEAKTDSKGCYKFALAAGKYDITVVTDNSVAYQSDIVLAQDKSAAADLELVPAAVISGTLNDKSGSKVKKATMLFTTNPTFVITTGSDGSFTGAVLPDKKYAVRVYKPGKEDDEPVLVAEDVAVGAAGARDVGILKAPFSLTSAPGGGGGGGGISSPTIKSIDDIKATVALNGSYSLPDKVTAKMSNDTTEEFAVTWVPNTVSTDKAGVFTFEGTISGYNQKAKLILRVEAPLGDDVTVDNEVPLAFEDGVTVDFTNIPSISGGVTVTVTECDEDDYETPTTGQTFEVAGKVINVSLSSNLDLSDGVEITLPFEGTASDGLAIFYYNETTGDWECADSTVDEVNKVVRATVYHFSKWGVVKAARVEAPAASPQAGTVAKGTEVVLSTSTNGAVIYYTKDGKNPIAKKHGTLYEGPITVNANTTIKAIAVKNNMKNSHVKTFEYTVTEQNPRIDSITNGTIDQQNKKIILDKNPSNLSDSEIELYSPSGESILEIKLNGSLLGSWNFENGSNDIALGSSIAGVNISQTAAALLEVGLSHQDVLDAVNFSRMFEAIKNSSSKQAFYENVLQEIMDIANDDENLTNDARKEIYAALNIPAINNAADTATKQKIKDILQPAVNVYNSRVDDPSDTITVSDLVGSDCVDVLAAIDASTCKEDFYNAVNITGLYDAITSSANYSALIDAVNEKDVIEAISENAEKTTIMAMALVVYDYLDSLAPPAKAEILNAVNINQLMVALSDKTGDDLKVIVKDEANTSNQTVYTVNVEQ, from the coding sequence GTGGTTAACAGGAAAAACATTATATCGGTTTTGATGGCGCTATCCCTGGTATTCGCTGTGGGCGGATATGCATTTGCGGCAGGATTTTCCGATACCTCGGGCCATTGGGCCGAGGGTCAAATCAACAAATGGGCGCAAAATGGTTTGGCCGGCGGTTATTCCGACGGCACTTTTAAACCTAATAATCAAATAACCAGAGCTGAATTTGTAGCTATGGTCAACCGAGCTTTTGGAATTGATACCAAGGGGTTTACCGCAGATTTTAGTGATGTGGCCGCGGGGCAGTGGTACTATGGCGATATAGCGGCTGCCAGTGCGTCAGGCTATACCGGCGGTTATCCCGACGGTACTTTTAAACCCAAGCAATCTATTTCCCGCCAGGAAGCGGCCAGTATTATGGTAAGGCTGCTGAAACTGGAACCGACCACGCAGGGGTTGGATAAATTTAAAGATGCCACCCGGATTCCGCAGTGGTCTCGCAGCAGTATTGGCGCCATTGCAAAGGCCGGTTTTATGGCCGGTTATCCCGACGGCACTTTCCAACCCGGCAAAAGCATTACCAGGGCTGAAGCGGTGGCTTCCCTGGACCGGGCCCGGGAAACGGCGCCGCCGGTTGAGGTTGAGGATGCTTTCCTGGAAGGAACCGTCACCCGGGACGATAAAGCCGTTGCCGGCGCCACCGTGCGCGTTTTCAAGGCTGATGGTTATGCAGTGCTGAAAGAAGCCAAAACCGATAGCAAAGGCTGTTATAAATTTGCATTAGCTGCCGGTAAATATGATATAACAGTGGTTACAGACAACAGCGTAGCTTATCAAAGCGACATCGTTTTAGCACAGGACAAAAGCGCCGCGGCGGATTTGGAGCTTGTGCCCGCGGCGGTTATTTCCGGTACTTTGAACGATAAAAGCGGCAGCAAGGTTAAAAAAGCTACAATGCTCTTTACCACCAACCCCACATTTGTTATTACCACGGGTAGTGACGGTAGTTTTACCGGGGCTGTGCTGCCCGACAAAAAATACGCCGTTCGGGTTTACAAACCGGGTAAAGAGGACGATGAGCCGGTACTTGTCGCCGAAGATGTGGCAGTAGGAGCTGCCGGCGCCCGTGACGTGGGTATCCTGAAAGCTCCGTTTAGCTTAACATCGGCACCCGGCGGCGGTGGCGGCGGCGGTGGTATCTCTAGCCCCACAATAAAATCTATCGACGATATCAAGGCTACAGTTGCCTTAAACGGTAGTTATAGTTTACCCGATAAAGTTACAGCTAAAATGAGCAACGACACAACCGAAGAGTTTGCTGTAACATGGGTGCCCAATACTGTATCCACTGATAAAGCCGGGGTATTCACCTTTGAAGGCACCATTAGCGGATATAATCAAAAAGCAAAACTGATCTTGAGGGTAGAAGCGCCGTTAGGCGATGACGTGACAGTAGATAATGAAGTTCCTTTGGCCTTTGAAGATGGAGTAACCGTTGACTTTACTAATATACCGAGTATTTCTGGTGGCGTAACCGTGACGGTTACCGAATGCGATGAAGACGATTATGAGACCCCCACCACCGGGCAGACGTTCGAGGTAGCGGGTAAGGTAATCAATGTATCACTTAGCTCCAACCTTGATTTAAGTGATGGGGTTGAAATAACACTGCCCTTTGAGGGAACTGCAAGTGACGGATTAGCTATCTTCTATTATAACGAAACTACTGGAGATTGGGAATGTGCCGATTCCACAGTGGACGAAGTTAATAAAGTAGTTAGGGCAACGGTATATCACTTCTCCAAATGGGGGGTTGTGAAAGCTGCAAGAGTGGAAGCGCCGGCGGCTTCTCCGCAGGCCGGAACGGTAGCCAAGGGTACCGAAGTCGTGTTGAGCACAAGCACGAACGGGGCCGTAATCTACTATACCAAGGACGGCAAAAATCCTATTGCTAAAAAACATGGGACTTTATATGAAGGACCGATTACAGTAAATGCAAACACCACTATAAAAGCCATAGCTGTTAAAAATAATATGAAGAACAGTCATGTGAAAACTTTTGAGTATACAGTCACGGAGCAAAATCCTCGTATTGATAGTATTACCAATGGAACAATTGATCAACAGAATAAAAAGATTATCTTAGATAAAAATCCAAGCAACTTATCCGATTCAGAGATTGAGCTGTATTCACCTTCCGGTGAAAGCATCTTGGAAATAAAACTTAACGGTAGTTTGCTTGGCAGTTGGAATTTTGAAAACGGTAGTAACGATATTGCACTGGGCAGCAGTATAGCGGGTGTTAATATCAGTCAAACCGCAGCTGCGCTGCTTGAAGTGGGTCTAAGTCATCAGGATGTGCTGGATGCCGTAAACTTCAGCCGGATGTTTGAGGCTATTAAAAATTCCTCAAGCAAACAAGCGTTTTATGAAAATGTTCTTCAAGAAATAATGGATATAGCAAATGATGACGAAAACTTAACTAATGATGCCAGAAAAGAAATATATGCAGCCTTGAACATTCCTGCTATCAATAATGCTGCCGATACGGCAACCAAGCAGAAAATCAAGGATATATTACAGCCTGCTGTAAATGTGTACAACAGCCGGGTTGACGATCCAAGCGATACAATAACCGTTAGCGATCTGGTTGGCAGTGATTGCGTAGACGTGTTGGCCGCGATTGACGCATCAACCTGCAAAGAAGACTTCTACAATGCTGTTAACATTACCGGTCTTTATGATGCCATAACTTCATCTGCCAACTACAGTGCCCTTATTGACGCTGTTAATGAGAAAGATGTTATTGAAGCTATAAGCGAAAATGCGGAAAAGACAACTATCATGGCCATGGCCCTTGTGGTTTACGACTATTTGGATAGCCTTGCACCGCCGGCTAAAGCAGAAATCCTAAACGCAGTCAATATTAACCAGTTGATGGTGGCGCTAAGCGATAAGACCGGTGACGATTTGAAGGTAATCGTTAAGGATGAGGCAAATACATCCAATCAAACTGTTTATACTGTAAATGTAGAGCAATAA
- a CDS encoding LCP family protein: MSVKRKRKLKSKLRLFMFSLILVGLFAGGFAAANNFLWPLIAGEPLVDLDPTDDEADKFAKMPGINVLMMGVDERSDETSLRTDTMILANINNKDNRVALLSIPRDTKVNLPGHGVNKINAANVYGGPELAMEKVSELTGVAVDYYVLTNFGGFKDIVDALGGVTVDVEDDLNYDEKAYGGAYSIHLKEGVQELDGDKALQYVRFRHDGLGDITRTQRQLKLLTAIGNETMQIGTITKLHKLVPQIYKNVKTNLKPAEMAALAKAARNLDNVQIVTQTMPGWFLDDGASYWYVDPEKAREVATALFEEGKVVEVVQGAISNDTPKQVAMESNRSTGQEQRKASDADADANDADDAAKSTDPADNTGTAETDVDESIAGGEDNAGGDSGNISGEQQQPGNTSPHTSTSTAPDEGKQGEPVESGHVDIIINP, encoded by the coding sequence ATGTCCGTGAAAAGAAAAAGAAAGTTAAAAAGCAAACTGCGTCTTTTTATGTTTTCGCTTATTCTGGTCGGCCTGTTCGCCGGTGGTTTTGCGGCGGCCAATAATTTTTTGTGGCCTTTGATTGCCGGTGAGCCTCTGGTTGATCTTGATCCCACTGATGACGAAGCGGATAAGTTTGCCAAAATGCCCGGCATTAATGTGCTGATGATGGGGGTCGATGAACGCAGCGATGAAACCAGTCTGCGTACCGATACCATGATTTTGGCCAATATCAATAACAAGGATAACCGTGTGGCGCTGCTTTCCATACCGCGCGATACTAAAGTGAATCTTCCGGGTCACGGGGTGAATAAAATCAATGCGGCTAACGTCTACGGCGGTCCCGAACTGGCCATGGAAAAGGTGTCCGAGCTTACCGGCGTTGCAGTGGATTACTATGTGCTAACTAATTTTGGCGGATTTAAGGATATCGTGGACGCTCTGGGCGGGGTTACGGTTGATGTCGAAGACGACTTGAATTACGATGAAAAGGCTTACGGCGGTGCTTATAGTATTCATTTAAAAGAAGGCGTTCAGGAGCTGGATGGGGATAAAGCATTGCAGTACGTCCGTTTCCGCCACGATGGACTGGGAGATATCACCCGTACCCAGCGCCAGCTTAAATTATTGACAGCCATTGGTAATGAAACGATGCAAATAGGTACCATTACCAAGCTGCACAAGCTTGTTCCGCAAATATATAAAAACGTAAAAACCAATTTGAAGCCGGCGGAAATGGCGGCGCTGGCTAAGGCGGCTAGAAATCTCGATAACGTGCAAATAGTAACGCAAACGATGCCGGGCTGGTTTTTGGATGATGGGGCCAGCTATTGGTATGTGGACCCTGAAAAAGCCAGAGAGGTTGCCACGGCTTTGTTTGAAGAAGGTAAGGTCGTTGAGGTAGTGCAGGGGGCAATTTCAAACGATACGCCCAAACAAGTGGCTATGGAGTCGAACCGGTCCACAGGGCAGGAGCAGAGGAAGGCTTCGGACGCGGACGCTGATGCAAATGATGCCGATGATGCCGCCAAGAGTACTGATCCTGCCGACAATACCGGTACTGCTGAGACAGATGTTGATGAATCCATTGCCGGCGGTGAAGATAATGCCGGTGGCGACAGCGGCAATATAAGTGGGGAGCAGCAGCAGCCGGGTAATACATCGCCCCATACCTCCACCTCGACTGCACCCGATGAGGGTAAACAGGGGGAACCCGTTGAAAGCGGACACGTAGACATAATCATAAATCCATGA
- a CDS encoding WecB/TagA/CpsF family glycosyltransferase — protein MKVKLLNASIDCLSMDQCIDRVAELIELGGPRRVITLNPEILYRAVRADHALLELVGRADLVTADGEGIVWAGRVAGTPFPERVTGIDLMLRLVERAAAEGWRIYLLGAAPGVAEEAAKQLTIRFPGLQVAGTQHGYFKPDEEVDIVQSIKQKAPRLLFVALGAPAQEKWIDRHIDSIGHVVAVGVGGSLDVISGRVARAPLWMQKLKIEWLGRLISEPSRWRRMLVLPRFAWLVLRTYRLGRK, from the coding sequence ATGAAAGTTAAACTATTAAACGCATCAATTGATTGCCTTTCCATGGACCAATGTATTGACCGGGTGGCGGAATTGATAGAGCTTGGAGGTCCGCGCCGGGTAATCACTCTGAACCCTGAAATCCTTTACCGGGCCGTGCGGGCCGACCATGCTTTGCTGGAACTGGTAGGCAGAGCGGATCTGGTTACCGCCGACGGGGAGGGCATTGTCTGGGCCGGCCGGGTGGCCGGTACGCCGTTCCCGGAAAGGGTTACCGGTATTGATTTGATGCTGCGCCTGGTGGAGCGGGCCGCCGCCGAGGGGTGGAGAATATACCTTTTGGGAGCTGCCCCCGGGGTGGCTGAAGAAGCGGCAAAACAACTAACCATTCGCTTTCCCGGATTGCAGGTAGCCGGAACACAGCATGGTTACTTTAAGCCGGATGAGGAAGTCGATATTGTACAATCCATAAAACAAAAAGCACCGCGGCTGTTATTTGTGGCCTTGGGGGCTCCGGCCCAGGAAAAATGGATTGATCGCCATATTGACAGCATTGGCCATGTGGTGGCTGTTGGCGTGGGCGGCAGTTTGGACGTAATTTCCGGCCGGGTAGCCAGAGCGCCCCTGTGGATGCAGAAATTAAAAATAGAATGGCTGGGGCGGCTGATCAGTGAGCCGTCGCGCTGGCGGCGCATGTTGGTGCTGCCTAGATTTGCCTGGCTGGTGTTGAGGACATATCGTTTAGGTCGAAAATAA
- a CDS encoding copper amine oxidase N-terminal domain-containing protein gives MKRKFMVLLMSGFLLLALGGMAEASVASKQIKVQYNNIVIYADGKAVSVSADQEPFLLNGVTYVPLRVAGEALNSTINWQAETKTIQIIGGDTAATNSLKLQLTAKDQEITNLKKQVEDLKYQLDKKDKYDKDDLDGLEDDLLDDYDKLERVAIEDIKLDGDEDDVDVEIEVDLRDYGDEWEDLTDREIEDWLEDLTEYIQDELTEDTVVKGVIIDTHDDEELVKFDKDGDDRLDVDFKDEDYRGDSGNASDVEDELLNDKYDVDNMEFIVSQIKYDKDDDEVTVYLDARDDDCSELWADSNNNTIRNDVEDICRDIAEKFDDEDVKVDNVRAYFFDENDKSLDSYRYDFDIEILY, from the coding sequence TTGAAAAGGAAATTCATGGTACTGCTTATGTCCGGGTTTTTACTGTTGGCCTTGGGGGGTATGGCCGAGGCATCGGTGGCCAGCAAGCAAATTAAGGTTCAATACAATAATATAGTGATATACGCCGATGGAAAAGCAGTTAGCGTATCAGCCGACCAGGAGCCTTTTTTATTGAACGGAGTCACTTATGTGCCGCTGCGCGTGGCCGGGGAGGCATTAAACAGTACAATAAACTGGCAGGCTGAAACAAAAACCATTCAGATAATCGGTGGCGACACCGCGGCAACCAACAGCCTAAAATTACAGCTGACCGCAAAAGATCAGGAAATAACTAATCTGAAAAAACAAGTGGAAGACTTAAAATATCAACTGGATAAAAAGGACAAATACGATAAAGATGATTTAGATGGCTTGGAAGATGATTTGCTGGATGATTACGATAAACTGGAACGTGTGGCTATAGAGGATATCAAGCTGGACGGCGACGAGGATGATGTGGACGTAGAGATAGAAGTGGATTTAAGGGATTATGGCGACGAGTGGGAAGATTTAACGGACAGAGAAATTGAAGACTGGCTGGAGGACCTGACTGAATATATCCAGGATGAGCTAACTGAAGATACGGTGGTTAAAGGTGTGATCATCGATACACACGATGATGAGGAGCTTGTGAAATTCGATAAAGACGGTGACGACAGGCTGGACGTTGATTTTAAAGACGAAGACTACCGGGGTGACAGCGGTAATGCTTCCGATGTGGAAGATGAGCTTTTGAATGATAAATATGATGTAGACAATATGGAATTTATAGTATCCCAAATAAAATACGATAAAGATGATGACGAGGTTACCGTGTATTTGGATGCCAGGGATGATGACTGTTCGGAGCTTTGGGCGGATTCAAACAATAACACCATTAGAAATGATGTGGAAGATATTTGCCGGGACATAGCTGAAAAATTTGATGATGAGGATGTAAAAGTTGATAATGTAAGAGCATATTTTTTTGATGAAAACGATAAATCGCTGGACAGTTACAGATACGATTTTGACATTGAAATCCTTTACTAG
- a CDS encoding DUF5693 family protein, with the protein MRENKWKLILVGIIFISLLAAGYTAWQRYGLEANNQSVAMSVVYDEAASLARMNGLSTVDVLNKFKEQGVNTVLIKEPTVSSAEADGELLMRTGSELLLPGNAAIWQQFGEQFRAQIKPDHRYLIIPDADVFQRIQGQLQAKKVPIRFWEGAAETGVYIIEVAYNWGLFEQMGLGFPAGAVEDVNAAGLQAMVQVRTWNQVTPEGLTYVFREIRKIPNLSGVLFNDPVLPGFPEQVKLLSYLMKELQVPLVQIEFTNQVGLSKLGLLLDKNVVRLHTLTLEEDNKKNYDLAAMVDRFNLAVTERNIRVLLLHTYMKADMPDMLATNLQLAEEVRQNLEAEGLQVGEASLLQPLGLSRLLLFVVGLGVIAGVMLLALSMGWPVAALGCGVIGIMAWTGLLAVDMVGLARKIMAFIAVVVFPTLSLMLNVRQGGASVVHSVLLLLRTSLYSLVGALLMVGLLGDVGFMLKMDQFTGVKLAHVVPLLLLAVIFFFRGAKGGGGWQQKVRDLLEQPVLVKFTVVGGILLVALLVYVSRTGNESAAISDWELQFRSLLDNILGVRPRTKEFLLGHPLMLLLLYLGYRNNQYMPLLLGGAIGQISLVNTYAHIHTPLLISLTRSLHGLWLGIIIGLALIALWRIGENLLITRWGWLRGD; encoded by the coding sequence GTGCGCGAGAATAAGTGGAAGTTAATATTGGTCGGAATAATTTTTATATCTTTGCTGGCCGCGGGATATACAGCCTGGCAAAGGTACGGGCTGGAAGCGAATAATCAAAGCGTGGCCATGTCGGTGGTCTATGATGAGGCGGCTTCCCTGGCCCGGATGAACGGCCTGAGCACGGTGGATGTGTTAAATAAGTTCAAGGAACAGGGAGTCAACACCGTACTGATTAAAGAGCCCACCGTTAGTAGTGCCGAGGCTGACGGTGAATTGCTGATGCGTACCGGCAGTGAATTGCTGTTGCCGGGCAACGCTGCTATATGGCAGCAATTTGGCGAACAATTTCGGGCGCAGATTAAACCGGATCACCGGTATCTAATTATTCCCGACGCCGACGTGTTCCAAAGGATTCAGGGACAGCTGCAGGCCAAGAAAGTACCGATTAGATTTTGGGAAGGCGCGGCTGAAACGGGTGTTTATATTATAGAGGTTGCCTACAACTGGGGCCTGTTTGAACAAATGGGCCTCGGATTTCCGGCCGGGGCGGTGGAGGATGTCAATGCAGCCGGATTACAGGCCATGGTGCAGGTGCGTACCTGGAATCAGGTAACCCCGGAGGGCTTAACCTATGTTTTTCGGGAGATTAGAAAAATACCCAATTTATCCGGGGTATTGTTTAACGATCCGGTGCTGCCCGGTTTTCCCGAACAAGTAAAATTGCTTTCATATTTAATGAAGGAACTGCAGGTTCCCCTGGTGCAGATTGAGTTCACCAACCAGGTGGGCCTGTCGAAACTGGGCTTGCTTTTGGACAAGAACGTGGTCAGGCTGCACACACTGACCCTGGAGGAAGATAACAAGAAAAATTACGATCTGGCTGCCATGGTGGACCGGTTTAACCTGGCGGTCACGGAGCGCAACATCAGGGTTCTGCTTTTGCATACCTACATGAAAGCCGATATGCCGGATATGCTGGCCACGAATTTACAGCTGGCCGAAGAGGTTCGGCAAAATCTGGAGGCGGAAGGGTTGCAAGTGGGTGAGGCGTCTCTGCTGCAGCCCCTGGGGCTTTCCCGTTTGTTATTGTTTGTGGTCGGGCTGGGGGTCATTGCCGGGGTGATGCTGCTTGCTCTGTCAATGGGTTGGCCTGTGGCGGCCCTTGGCTGCGGTGTTATAGGCATTATGGCCTGGACCGGGTTACTGGCCGTGGATATGGTCGGCCTGGCCCGCAAGATAATGGCCTTTATTGCCGTGGTGGTTTTCCCCACCCTGTCCCTGATGCTCAATGTACGGCAGGGCGGGGCTTCGGTGGTCCATAGTGTGCTGTTATTACTGCGCACTTCTCTCTACTCGCTTGTCGGGGCGCTTTTAATGGTCGGACTGCTGGGCGATGTTGGTTTTATGCTAAAAATGGATCAGTTTACCGGGGTTAAGCTGGCCCACGTCGTCCCTTTGCTGTTGCTGGCAGTGATATTCTTTTTTAGGGGAGCAAAGGGCGGTGGCGGCTGGCAGCAGAAAGTGCGGGACCTTTTAGAGCAACCGGTGCTGGTCAAGTTTACCGTTGTTGGCGGAATACTGCTGGTGGCTCTGCTGGTTTATGTTTCCCGCACCGGCAACGAGTCGGCGGCCATATCCGATTGGGAATTACAGTTTCGCAGTTTGCTCGATAATATTCTGGGCGTGCGTCCCCGCACCAAGGAGTTTTTGCTGGGGCACCCGCTCATGCTGCTGTTGCTGTACCTGGGGTACCGGAACAATCAATATATGCCGTTGTTGTTGGGCGGGGCCATCGGCCAGATTTCTCTGGTCAATACTTATGCCCATATTCACACCCCCCTGCTTATTTCTTTGACCCGCAGCTTGCACGGCCTCTGGCTAGGTATTATTATCGGATTGGCGCTGATTGCCCTTTGGCGTATTGGAGAAAACCTCCTCATCACGCGCTGGGGCTGGTTGCGGGGAGATTAG